The Calliphora vicina chromosome 3, idCalVici1.1, whole genome shotgun sequence genome contains a region encoding:
- the LOC135955480 gene encoding probable chitinase 10: MFIENKVFVFFAACTFCCLAGINADTFDECEDIDPDTYVASSESCSAYILCNGDDSELLECDEGEYFDSESESCDAKENVVCPLDNNEGEDGDGDEDGNGDGDGDEPEETSTAAPTTIATTTEPVTSATTTAEILDIPHLVKDSCPSSDDPNQIIYVSSNNTCSDYYVCYHGHPIEMHCTDHLHFNALSGKCDFPENSNCKISNQPPSATNRCLPHITDFFPHPRKCNYFFYCIKGYQTLQQCPFYYGWDIERRTCVHMTHAKCYDNTH; encoded by the exons atgtttatagaaaataaagtttttgtattttttgccgCTTGCACGTTTTGTTGTTTAGCAGGAATAAATGCGGATACATTTGATGAATGTGAGGACATAGATCCAGACACATATGTGGCCAGTTCAGAAAGCTGTTCGGCTTATATACTCTGTAATGGTGACGATTCTGAGCTGTTAGAGTGTGATGAGGGGGAGTATTTCGATAGCGAAAGTGAATCGTGTGACGCCAAAGAAAATGTAGTTTGTCCTTTGGACAATAATGAGGGAGAAGATGGTGATGGCGATGAAGACGGCAACGGTGATGGAGATGGTGATGAACCTGAAGAAACATCAACAGCAGCTCCCACTACAATAGCAACCACCACAGAGCCTGTTACATCGGCCACAACTACGGCCGAAATTTTGGATATACCACATTTGGTTAAAGATTCATGTCCCAGCTCAGATGATCCCAATCAAATTATTTATGTTTCCAGTAATAATACCTGTTCCGATTATTATGTTTGCTATCATGGCCATCCAATTGAAATGCATTGTACAGATCATTTGCACTTTAATGCGCTTTCGGGTAAATGTGATTTTCCAGAAAATTCAAATTGCAAG aTTTCCAATCAACCACCTTCGGCTACAAACAGATGTTTGCCACATATCACCGATTTCTTTCCTCATCCGAGAAAGTgcaattatttcttttattgcaTCAAGGGCTATCAAACACTACAGCAATGTCCATTTTATTATGGTTGGGATATTGAGAGACGCACGTGCGTTCATATGACACATGCCAAGTGCTATGACAACACACATTAG
- the LOC135955479 gene encoding mucin-2-like — MLLIVRISAVLCLVVAAVEALTVTQLCKSRNIGYKLQDPEDCHSFYVCLGSWGEFNGNCAAGYRFNETQQKCIKGKCPPCPCLTNAYDNSVETTGYIPAVPVLFLPHTSNNTQPAVAVLSEAALREISLKFNNESLIPTFNIISLAISSSSSPLNNSSNSAELQSGYFAQNQTLFSSSGHLLDDLKAKNSTKLNNSILNSTASSEVNVVNTTAKLLRGRVTNFDAYNLTALLMGDLNQQLLFSTSTKSSENASTPASFTELSKTTELPTETTTETTTSSAIETSSESATQTPSITDSTTLTTDSESPAEPTTQTTESSSSTPGPSPTTVSSASATDLPAEPTTQMTESSTDTTTETTTSSAIETSTQSITNPNTPGASQTTVSADSITDSPAEPNTQATESSTDTTTETTTTSAIETTSQSIANSSTPGSSTTTVSYDSATDSPAEPNTQTTESSTETTTSSAIETSTQSITNSSTPEPSNTTVSADSATDSPAEPTTQTAESSTETTTSSVMETFTQSIPNSSTPGSSPTTVSSASATDSTAEPTTQTTESSTDTITETTTTSAIATSTQSILNSSTPGSSTTTVSADSATDSPTESTTQTTESSTETNTDTTTSLAIETSTQSIANSSTPGSSTTTVSGDSATDSPAKPTTQTTESSTDTTETTTSSGIETPTQSIPNSSTPGSSTTTVSADSATDSPAEPTTQTTESSTDTTTETTTSSGIETSTQSITNTSTPGPSTTTVSGDSATDSPAEPTTQTTESSTGTTIETTTSSGIETSTQSITNSSTPGSSTTTVSADSATDSPAEPTTQTTESSTDTTTETTTSSGIETSTQSITNTSTPGPSTTTVSGDSATDSPAEPTTQTTESSTGTTIETTTSSGIETPTQSIPNSSTPGSSTTTVSADSATDSPAEPTTQTTESSTDTTEMTTTSGIETSTQSIANSSTPGSSTTTVSGDSATDSPAEPTTQTTESSTETNTYTTTSSAIETSTQSIASSSTPGSSTTTASATDSPAEPTTQTTASSTDTTTEAPTSSQTATKIPNETTTQQPIESTRKTTTTQDTIAPTTEATLPPNIEPTNAPSTKPTSPPSTEPTPTPESTTGATSESTTTTTTATSTSEPTTTKATSTSTLPTTTTTTTTCATKPITTTCKQSTTAANQIMHHSNNENAGLNSICANHEDGYFVKDPRQCNKYYTCYKRQAYPQLCPGQFLFDDKLKMCNYPDAVDCQEYYKKPITKIMPASSTHRPKPKKPTTISTNVLQDQKATTKITTLNSSLNLKPEDCSYLKSGTFVRDNRNCNKYYVCLNGYAVALYCPRGQYFDIQGLVCNFKALVKNCSN, encoded by the exons ATGCTGTTAA ttgtacGAATTAGTGCTGTATTGTGTTTAGTGGTGGCAGCAGTTGAAGCTTTAACTGTAACACAACTCTGCAAAAGTAGAAATATCGGCTATAAATTGCAAGATCCTGAAGATTGCCACAGTTTCTATGTGTGTCTGGGAAGTTGGGGAGAATTTAATGGGAATTGTGCTGCAGGCTATCGCTTCAATGAAACTCAACAGAAATGCATAAAAGGCAAATGTCCACCATGTCCCTGTTTAACGAATGCTTATGACAATAGTGTGGAAACAACAGGATATATTCCGGCTGTGCCAGTACTATTTCTACCACACACCAGTAACAATACACAACCAGCAGTGGCGGTATTATCTGAGGCTGCATTAAGAGAGATTTCTTTGAAATTCAATAATGAAAGTTTAATACCAACCTTTAATATAATATCTCTGGCAATCTCTTCATCTTCATCACCATTAAATAATTCGTCAAATTCCGCTGAGTTGCAAAGTGGATATTTTGCTCAGAATCAGACATTGTTTAGTTCAAGCGGACATTTATTAGATGATCTGAAGGCGAAAAATTCCACAAAGCTTAATAATTCCATTTTGAATTCCACTGCATCATCAGAAGTGAATGTTGTTAACACAACTGCCAAGTTATTAAGAGGCAGAGTCACTAATTTTGATGCTTATAATTTAACAGCATTATTGATGGGAGACTTAAACCAACAACTGTTATTTTCAACATCTACTAAATCTTCCGAAAATGCAAGTACACCGGCATCATTCACTGAATTATCAAAGACTACGGAATTACCAACTGAAACCACTACagaaacaacaacatcatcagcTATAGAAACATCCTCTGAATCTGCAACACAAACACCAAGTATAACTGATTCGACTACACTAACGACAGACTCAGAATCGCCAGCTGAACCTACCACCCAAACGACAGAATCATCATCAAGCACTCCAGGACCATCCCCAACTACAGTTTCATCCGCTTCTGCCACAGACTTGCCAGCTGAACCTACTACCCAAATGACAGAATCATCAACTGACACCACTACAGAAACGACAACATCTTCAGCAATAGAAACATCCACTCAATCTATCACAAATCCAAACACTCCAGGAGCTTCCCAAACTACCGTTTCAGCCGATTCTATCACAGATTCGCCAGCTGAACCTAATACCCAAGCGACAGAATCATCAACTGACACCACTACAGAAACGACAACAACTTCAGCAATAGAAACAACCTCTCAATCAATTGCAAATTCAAGCACTCCAGGATCTTCCACAACTACAGTTTCATACGATTCTGCCACAGACTCGCCAGCTGAACCTAATACCCAAACGACAGAATCATCTACAGAAACGACAACATCTTCAGCAATAGAAACATCCACTCAATCTATCACAAATTCAAGCACTCCCGAACCTTCCAACACTACAGTTTCAGCAGATTCTGCCACAGATTCGCCAGCTGAACCTACTACCCAAACGGCAGAATCATCAACTGAAACGACAACATCTTCAGTAATGGAAACATTCACTCAATCTATCCCAAATTCAAGCACTCCAGGATCATCCCCAACTACAGTTTCATCCGCTTCTGCCACAGACTCGACAGCTGAACCTACTACCCAAACGACAGAATCATCAACTGATACTATTACTGAAACGACAACAACTTCAGCAATAGCAACATCCACTCAATCTATCCTAAATTCAAGCACTCCAGGATCTTCCACAACTACAGTTTCAGCCGATTCTGCCACAGATTCGCCTACTGAATCTACTACCCAAACGACAGAATCATCAACCGAAACCAATACAGATACGACAACATCTTTAGCAATAGAAACATCCACTCAATCTATCGCAAATTCAAGCACTCCAGGATCTTCAACAACTACAGTTTCAGGCGATTCTGCAACAGATTCGCCAGCTAAACCAACTACTCAAACGACAGAATCATCAACTGATACTACAGAGACGACAACATCTTCAGGAATAGAAACACCAACTCAATCTATACCAAATTCAAGCACTCCAGGATCATCCACAACTACAGTTTCAGCCGATTCTGCCACAGATTCGCCAGCTGAACCTACTACTCAAACAACAGAATCATCAACTGATACAACTACTGAAACGACAACATCATCAGGAATAGAAACATCCACTCAATCTATCACAAATACAAGCACTCCAGGACCTTCCACAACTACAGTTTCAGGCGATTCTGCCACAGATTCGCCAGCTGAACCTACTACTCAAACAACAGAATCATCAACTGGTACTACTATAGAGACGACAACATCTTCAGGAATAGAAACATCCACTCAATCTATCACAAATTCAAGCACTCCAGGATCATCCACAACTACAGTTTCAGCCGATTCTGCCACAGATTCGCCAGCTGAACCTACTACTCAAACAACAGAATCATCAACTGATACAACTACTGAAACGACAACATCATCAGGAATAGAAACATCCACTCAATCTATCACAAATACAAGCACTCCAGGACCTTCCACAACTACAGTTTCAGGCGATTCTGCCACAGATTCGCCAGCTGAACCTACTACTCAAACAACAGAATCATCAACTGGTACTACTATAGAGACGACAACATCTTCAGGAATAGAAACACCAACTCAATCTATACCAAATTCAAGCACTCCAGGATCATCCACAACTACAGTTTCAGCCGATTCTGCCACAGACTCGCCAGCTGAACCTACTACTCAAACGACAGAATCATCAACTGATACTACAGAGATGACAACAACTTCAGGAATAGAAACATCCACTCAATCTATCGCCAATTCAAGCACTCCAGGATCATCCACAACTACAGTTTCAGGCGATTCTGCAACAGATTCGCCAGCTGAACCTACTACCCAAACGACAGAATCATCAACCGAAACCAATACATATACGACAACTTCTTCAGCAATAGAAACATCCACTCAATCTATCGCTAGTTCAAGCACTCCAGGATCTTCCACAACTACCGCTTCTGCCACAGACTCGCCAGCTGAACCTACTACCCAAACGACAGCATCATCAACTGATACCACAACAGAAGCGCCAACATCATCTCAAACGGCCACGAAAATACCAAATGAAACTACAACACAGCAACCAATAGAATCAACACGAAAAACCACAACTACACAAGACACGATTGCACCAACTACAGAAGCTACATTACCACCGAACATAGAACCTACTAATGCACCTTCGACAAAGCCTACGTCGCCACCATCAACTGAGCCCACACCCACACCAGAATCAACTACAGGAGCTACATCGGAatcaacgacaacaacaacaacagctacaTCTACATCGGAACCAACGACAACAAAAGCTACATCAACCTCAACGCTACCAACAACTACCACCACAACAACTACATGTGCTACAAAACCAATAACTACAACCTGTAAACAATCCACTACAGCAGCAAATCAAATCATGCACCACAGCAACAATGAAAATGCCGGCTTAAATTCAATATGTGCTAATCATGAGGATGGTTATTTCGTTAAAGATCCCAGAcagtgtaataaatattatacctGCTACAAACGTCAGGCCTATCCGCAACTTTGTCCTGGCCAATTCTTATTCGATGACAAATTGAAAATGTGCAATTATCCCGATGCAGTCGATTGCcaagaatattataaaaaaccaattaCCAAAATTATGCCAGCTTCTTCTACTCATAGGCCCAAGCCTAAAAAGCCAACAACAATTTCAACGAATGTTTTACAGGATCAGAAGGCCACAACCAAGATAACGACTCTGAATTCATCGCTTAACCTTAAACCGGAAGACTGCAGTTACCTAAAGAGCGGTACTTTTGTGCGAGATAACAGAAACTGTAACAAATACTATGTTTGCTTGAACGGTTATGCTGTTGCTCTATATTGTCCGCGTggccaatatttcgatatcCAGGGTCTGGTTTGTAATTTTAAGGCTTTGGTGAAAAATTGTTCTAATTGA